In Thermocladium sp. ECH_B, the following proteins share a genomic window:
- a CDS encoding thermosome subunit: MSSQAYLTQIGGVPVLVLKEGTQRAFGKEALRVNIMVAKAITEVMKSTLGPKGMDKMLIDSLGDITITNDGATILNEMDVQHPIGKLLVEISKTQDDEVGDGTTTSVILTGGLLDEAEKLIDKNIHPTVIITGYKKALDVGIEHLRKIAIPVKRDDIEVLKKVAATSMHGKISETVKDYFAELAAKAMIQVAEQRGNEWVADLDNVQIVKKHGGSLFDTQLIDGIVIDKEVVHASMPKKVENAKIALLDSPLEVEKPEIDAEIRINSPDQIKTFLDEEENILKSYVDKLKAVGANVVFTTKGIDDIAQYYLAKAGIMAVRRVKRSDIEKLVRATGGKLVTNIEDLTPNDLGYAGLVKEERIGDEKMVFVEQCKNPKAVSILIRGGFERLVDEAERNLVDALSVVSDVIEEPYIVPGGGAAEMEVAKVVRQYASKVSGREQYAVESFASAIETIPKTLAENAGLDAIDILTELRHVHESKEDGWKYGVNAFSGKVTDMTEGNIVEPLSVKVQAMKAAVEAMTMIMRIDEIIAASKIETPSGKGGEGGAGGENPPSFD, translated from the coding sequence ATGAGCTCGCAAGCATACTTAACGCAAATAGGAGGAGTACCTGTCCTAGTGCTAAAGGAGGGAACCCAAAGAGCCTTCGGAAAAGAAGCACTCAGGGTAAACATAATGGTGGCCAAGGCCATAACAGAGGTAATGAAGTCAACGCTGGGTCCAAAGGGAATGGATAAAATGTTAATAGATAGCCTAGGCGACATAACCATAACTAATGATGGAGCAACCATCCTAAACGAGATGGATGTGCAGCACCCAATAGGTAAATTACTGGTTGAGATATCGAAGACGCAGGACGATGAAGTTGGGGATGGAACCACCACATCAGTGATACTGACAGGCGGGTTACTGGATGAAGCGGAGAAATTAATCGACAAGAACATTCATCCAACGGTGATAATAACCGGCTATAAGAAAGCGCTCGATGTAGGTATAGAGCACTTAAGGAAGATAGCCATACCCGTTAAACGCGATGATATTGAGGTACTGAAGAAGGTGGCCGCTACATCAATGCATGGAAAAATAAGCGAGACTGTTAAGGATTACTTCGCGGAGTTGGCCGCTAAGGCAATGATACAAGTCGCAGAGCAAAGGGGAAATGAGTGGGTGGCCGACCTCGATAATGTTCAAATAGTCAAGAAGCATGGAGGCAGCCTCTTTGATACTCAATTAATAGATGGCATAGTGATCGATAAGGAGGTAGTCCATGCATCAATGCCGAAGAAAGTGGAGAACGCAAAGATAGCTCTCCTCGATTCACCGCTGGAGGTGGAGAAGCCTGAGATAGATGCTGAAATAAGGATAAATAGCCCAGATCAAATAAAGACATTCCTAGATGAGGAGGAGAACATACTTAAGTCATACGTTGATAAGTTGAAGGCTGTCGGCGCAAATGTGGTTTTCACCACCAAGGGAATAGATGATATCGCGCAGTACTATCTAGCGAAGGCCGGCATAATGGCAGTGAGGAGAGTGAAGAGGAGCGATATAGAGAAGCTGGTCAGGGCCACCGGAGGAAAACTAGTCACTAATATAGAGGACTTAACCCCGAATGATCTTGGCTACGCTGGGCTAGTGAAGGAAGAGAGGATTGGAGATGAGAAAATGGTGTTCGTGGAGCAATGCAAGAACCCTAAGGCAGTCAGCATATTGATAAGGGGAGGATTCGAGAGGCTGGTGGATGAGGCGGAGAGGAACCTAGTGGATGCATTAAGCGTGGTCTCCGACGTTATTGAGGAGCCATACATAGTGCCCGGCGGCGGAGCCGCAGAAATGGAGGTGGCTAAGGTTGTCAGGCAATACGCATCTAAGGTAAGCGGAAGGGAGCAGTATGCCGTTGAGAGCTTTGCTTCAGCAATAGAGACCATACCAAAGACCCTCGCAGAGAATGCTGGCTTGGACGCCATAGACATACTTACGGAGCTTAGGCACGTGCATGAGAGCAAGGAGGATGGGTGGAAGTATGGAGTAAATGCATTCTCAGGCAAGGTAACTGATATGACTGAGGGCAACATAGTTGAGCCGCTCTCAGTTA